The following proteins are encoded in a genomic region of Nicotiana sylvestris chromosome 4, ASM39365v2, whole genome shotgun sequence:
- the LOC104214074 gene encoding uncharacterized protein, producing MSKISIMLQLNRNWDNYGRYRDFQVDGIVVDEDASYSLLNSTIAEHLMIDTSEKIIEIKYIVNEHCPPMKIRNDMGVCVYMETKKENKSLGAYPLYITIRDFNLELSITNSITVAGSSGTLKLIDIPKSPAIVEYESIIITESTPNVIEVGQIYQDKQTIASAMKHYSVMNKFQFRVKRSSARSTFIQCKPTAMVVGSIVIPKYANPKTIYTPKDIQTDMLSEHGVNLTYMQASRAKKKALEVLRGHPADSYNKLPSYLYILEKTYPGSVVKLKKMDDDCFLPVVVVDGTFLKSTYKGIMLAASTMDATCIQINCFLPHNVGTILPLAYDVVDSENDASWKWFFEQFKHAYGERPNITWTMTSNIAESLNDVTKNARELPIVELLEYMRNLLERWTNEKLLKAKSTFTYLGFKFNKELDDNRTLSYKLRVRASKDYIHTVLDGVMHYIVCLENKRCSCGQFQLEELPCPHVLAALRYRDESFEQYRSPYYTRDNLLRTYEIQVNPLPDESKWNVPQHITEEVVNPPSGGKR from the exons atgtcgaaaatctcAATTATGCTTCAACTGAATAGGAATTGGGATAACTATGGGAGATATAGAGACTTTCAGGTCGATGGAATTGTAGTCGATGAGGATGCGAGTTATAGCCTATTGAATTCTACAATAGCAGAGCATCTAATGATAGATACATccgaaaaaataatagaaatcaaatacattgtcaACGAACATTGTCCTCCAATGAAAATTAGGAATGATATGGGTGTTTGTGTATACATGGAgacgaaaaaggaaaacaaaagctTAGGGGCCTATCCGCTATATATAACAATACGTGATTTCAATTTGGAATTGAGTATCACCAATTCAATCACAGTTGCAG GTTCATCTGGAACACTGAAGTTAATTGATATTCCAAAATCTCCGGCGATAGTGGaatatgaaagtataataataacagaaaGTACACCAAATGTTATTGAAGTAGGCCAAATATACCAAGATAAGCAAACAATTGCAAGTGCAATGAAGCACTATTCTGTCATGAACAAGTTTCAATTTAGGGTGAAAAGATCTAGTGCTAGAAG TACATTCATACAATGCAAACCTACTGCTATGGTAGTTGGTAGCATAGTTATTCCAAAATATGCTAATCCTAAGACAATTTACACACCAAAAGACATACAAACTGATATGTTGTCTGAACATGGCGTGAACTTAACATACATGCAAGCTTCGAGAGCAAAGAAAAAAGCTTTGGAGGTTTTGAGAGGTCATCCTGCTGACTCCTACAACAAATTACCTAGCTATTTGTATATTCTGGAGAAGACTTATCCGGGATCTGTAGTTAAATTGAAGAAGATGGACGATGACTGCTTCTT GCCAGTTGTAGTAGTTGATGGGACCTTCTTAAAGTCAACATACAAGGGAATAATGCTAGCAGCTAGTACAATGGATGCAACATGCATT CAAATTAATTGCTTTTTGCCACATAATGTAGGTACCATATTACCGTTGGCATATGATGTTGTTGATTCAGAAAATGACGCATCATGGAAGTGGTTTTTTGAGCAATTCAAACATGCATATGGTGAAAGACCAAATAT AACTTGGACTATGACATCAAACATTGCAGAGTCATTGAATGATGTAACAAAAAATGCAAGAGAGCTGCCGATAGTAGAACTATTAGAGTATATGAGGAATCTTCTTGAACGTTGGACTAATGAAAAGTTATTGAAAGCAAAGAGTACATTCACATACCTTGGGTTTAAATTCAACAAAGAGTTGGATGACAACAGAACATTGTCGTACAAGCTTAGA gtgagggcttcaaAAGACTACATCCATACAGTATTAGATGGTGTGATGCACTATATTGTTTGTCTTGAAAACAAGAGATGTAGTTGTGGCCAATTCCAGCTTGAAGAACTTCCTTGTCCACATGTTTTGGCTGCTTTAAGATATAGGGATGAGTCTTTTGAACAATATCGTTCTCCTTATTACACAAGGGACAACCTCTTGCGTACTTATGAAATACAAGTAAATCCCCTACCTGATGAAAGCAAATGGAATGTGCCACAACATATAACTGAAGAAGTTGTAAATCCACCTTCGGGTGGGAAAAGATAG